A single Danio rerio strain Tuebingen ecotype United States chromosome 17, GRCz12tu, whole genome shotgun sequence DNA region contains:
- the insm2 gene encoding insulinoma-associated protein 2: MPRGFLVKRSKRGSSASYKVRAEETEPRKEDLNTQTPNASVLEPIRESWTSEISSKHEETRLLEDAGGSADYAQNYFIHPEQSASSPRNTCDSYSPIKPISTELLDRCLSSPAMAESFPLVTPVSSIERLLMNHSDMKFGTPVPSSVPTYPALHQCVKRAFMDSERKSKPPKKPKVIRKLNFEDEVTTSPVLGLKIKKESPETKLPPQGGRKKPLGEFICQLCKEEYPDPFSLAQHKCSRIVRVEYRCPECDKVFSCPANLASHRRWHKPRTLSTADTKKSQLEARNLEKTSSVEGKENASKMRVNNQHQLSPDSSQLHRSAPDSSMMHRDPPLDQRFSTPEKCFEMHIGSAEASRLFDHCPEEPDRSPATPYLPSPGPEEVYDCHYCSKKFRRQAYLRKHLAAHETIKASSYGQIESGQITFPCHLCGAHFPSAEIRDKHRLWHAVREDLLLRPDLSPAAGDQQIFSCKHCPSTFFSSPGLTRHINKTHPSESRQVMLLQMAVRPGC, translated from the coding sequence ATGCCACGAGGATTTTTAGTGAAACGGAGTAAACGTGGCTCGTCGGCATCTTACAAAGTGCGAGCTGAAGAAACGGAGCCGCGTAAAGAGGATCTGAACACCCAAACTCCAAACGCAAGCGTGCTGGAACCTATTAGAGAGTCGTGGACCAGTGAGATCAGTTCCAAACACGAGGAGACACGTCTTCTGGAGGATGCTGGAGGAAGCGCAGATTACGCGCAGAACTACTTCATCCATCCGGAGCAGAGCGCGTCATCTCCGCGCAACACCTGCGACTCTTACAGCCCGATCAAACCCATAAGCACCGAGCTTTTAGACAGATGTCTGAGCTCACCGGCCATGGCAGAGTCTTTTCCTCTGGTCACTCCTGTGTCTTCAATCGAGCGTCTGCTAATGAACCACTCTGACATGAAGTTTGGTACGCCGGTGCCCTCTTCTGTGCCAACCTACCCTGCGCTGCATCAGTGCGTAAAACGCGCGTTCATGGACTCGGAGCGTAAAAGCAAACCACCGAAAAAGCCTAAAGTCATCCGAAAGCTGAATTTCGAAGACGAAGTCACCACCTCCCCAGTCCTcggacttaaaataaaaaaagaaagtcccGAAACAAAGCTACCACCTCAAGGTGGAAGAAAGAAACCCCTGGGTGAGTTCATCTGCCAACTTTGCAAAGAAGAATATCCTGATCCGTTTTCTCTAGCGCAACACAAGTGCTCCAGGATCGTCCGGGTTGAATACCGCTGTCCGGAGTGCGACAAAGTTTTCAGCTGTCCCGCCAACCTCGCTTCTCACCGCAGATGGCACAAACCTCGCACCCTGAGCACCGCAGACACCAAAAAGTCCCAGCTGGAGGCGCGAAACCTGGAGAAAACGTCATCAGTGGAGGGGAAGGAGAACGCCAGCAAGATGAGAGTGAACAATCAGCACCAGCTAAGTCCGGACAGCTCCCAACTTCACCGATCAGCACCGGACAGCAGCATGATGCACAGGGACCCTCCTCTGGACCAAAGGTTTTCCACCCCGGAGAAATGCTTCGAGATGCACATCGGCTCCGCGGAAGCGTCCAGGCTTTTCGATCACTGTCCTGAAGAGCCGGACAGATCCCCCGCCACCCCCTACCTGCCCTCACCCGGTCCCGAAGAAGTGTACGACTGCCACTACTGCAGCAAGAAGTTCCGCAGACAAGCCTACCTAAGGAAACACCTGGCCGCGCACGAGACCATCAAAGCGTCCTCGTACGGTCAGATCGAGAGCGGGCAGATCACCTTCCCGTGTCACCTGTGCGGAGCGCACTTCCCCTCTGCGGAGATCCGCGATAAACACCGGCTCTGGCACGCGGTCAGAGAGGACTTACTGCTCAGACCCGACCTGAGCCCTGCAGCCGGAGATCAGCAGATTTTCTCCTGCAAACACTGTCCGTCCACGTTCTTTAGCTCCCCGGGTTTGACCCGACACATCAACAAGACTCACCCCTCAGAGAGCCGGCAGGTGATGCTCTTACAGATGGCCGTCAGACCGGGATGCTGA